One Candidatus Paceibacterota bacterium genomic window carries:
- a CDS encoding alpha/beta hydrolase, which translates to MALAVAISAEPTEAADQAAWDKTFPKSEKVEHRKVTFKNRYGITLSADVYQPKNRNGKLAAIAVSGPFGAVKEQSSGLYAQTMAERGFVTLAFDPSYTGESGGEPRHVASPDINTEDFSAAVDFLGLQPSVDRNRIGIIGICGWGGMALNAAAVDQRIKAVATSTMYDMSRVMSKGYNDSMTKEERTKSLEQLGQQRWKDAENGKPELGPIYNELKGGEPQFMVEYADYYKKRERGFHPRAINSNGSWTVTNPLSFMNLPLLTYVAEISPRPVLLIHGEKAHSRYFSETAYQAAAEPKELVIIKGANHVDLYDQVNLIPFDKLTEFFTKNLK; encoded by the coding sequence ATGGCCTTGGCCGTGGCCATCTCAGCGGAACCGACCGAAGCGGCCGATCAGGCCGCGTGGGACAAAACCTTTCCCAAGAGCGAAAAGGTTGAGCATCGGAAGGTCACCTTCAAGAACCGCTACGGCATCACTCTATCCGCCGATGTCTATCAGCCGAAGAACCGCAATGGCAAACTGGCGGCGATCGCCGTCAGTGGCCCGTTTGGCGCAGTGAAGGAGCAATCCTCCGGCCTTTATGCGCAAACGATGGCGGAACGTGGGTTCGTCACGCTGGCATTCGATCCGTCCTACACTGGCGAAAGCGGTGGCGAACCGCGCCATGTCGCCTCCCCAGACATCAATACCGAGGATTTCAGCGCGGCGGTGGATTTTCTCGGATTGCAACCTTCGGTGGACCGCAACCGGATCGGCATCATCGGCATTTGCGGTTGGGGCGGCATGGCACTGAACGCCGCTGCCGTGGACCAGCGGATCAAAGCCGTGGCGACCAGCACGATGTATGACATGTCGCGCGTGATGTCCAAAGGCTACAACGACAGCATGACCAAGGAAGAGCGCACAAAGTCGTTGGAGCAACTGGGTCAGCAGCGATGGAAGGATGCGGAAAACGGCAAGCCAGAGCTCGGTCCCATCTACAACGAGCTAAAAGGCGGCGAACCGCAATTCATGGTCGAATATGCTGATTACTACAAGAAGCGGGAACGCGGCTTCCACCCGCGAGCGATCAACTCGAACGGCTCATGGACCGTTACCAATCCGCTGTCGTTCATGAACCTGCCGCTCTTGACCTATGTCGCGGAAATTTCGCCCCGGCCAGTGCTGTTGATTCATGGGGAGAAGGCCCATTCGCGTTACTTCAGTGAAACGGCATACCAGGCCGCGGCGGAGCCGAAAGAACTCGTGATCATCAAGGGCGCCAATCATGTTGATCTCTACGACCAAGTGAACTTAATCCCATTCGATAAGTTGACTGAGTTCTTCACGAAGAACCTGAAGTAA
- a CDS encoding AraC family transcriptional regulator, with protein sequence MNANTPDRSTAAAFPRYLTGEVVADSVALQWPGLYARRWRLPRVVDRFLVPATPEPHISCNLRGMAEFRERDVGGAWVTRQIHGGDLFVTRSRTPYEVRFQSPPGQELDNLSLHIAVEPFMAALEARYPGKADRVEVVDFFGRDEILWPICLTCAELLAARVPGKSPRVAALTQLFAAHLVEKYTKTTAKTAAVRGGLPIHQLRKVEDYVTAHLAQEISIEELAALVELSSSHFAHVFKESTGMTPLQFVTRQRVTRAQQLIRETSRSLIDVGLEVGYTSPSHFAQVFRRVVGVTPTEFRSSL encoded by the coding sequence GTGAACGCGAACACGCCCGACCGCAGCACTGCCGCCGCGTTTCCCCGGTATCTCACCGGCGAAGTGGTGGCCGATAGCGTTGCGCTTCAGTGGCCGGGGCTTTATGCCCGGCGCTGGCGGTTGCCGCGCGTGGTGGATCGGTTTCTCGTGCCGGCCACGCCCGAACCCCACATTTCCTGCAACCTCCGGGGCATGGCGGAATTCCGGGAACGCGACGTGGGTGGAGCGTGGGTTACCCGCCAGATCCACGGGGGCGACCTGTTTGTCACCCGTTCGCGCACGCCCTACGAAGTGCGCTTCCAATCGCCACCGGGTCAGGAGCTCGATAATCTTTCGCTCCACATCGCGGTCGAGCCATTCATGGCCGCGCTCGAAGCACGCTATCCCGGTAAGGCAGACCGCGTGGAGGTCGTGGATTTTTTTGGTCGCGACGAAATCCTGTGGCCCATCTGCCTGACCTGCGCGGAGCTTCTGGCCGCGCGTGTGCCGGGAAAATCGCCCCGCGTCGCGGCGCTCACTCAACTCTTCGCGGCGCATCTGGTGGAAAAATACACGAAAACCACCGCCAAAACGGCAGCCGTTCGCGGTGGACTTCCCATTCACCAGCTCCGCAAGGTCGAGGATTACGTCACTGCACATCTCGCACAGGAAATCTCGATTGAAGAACTCGCCGCACTGGTGGAATTGAGTTCCTCGCACTTTGCCCATGTCTTCAAGGAGTCCACGGGCATGACTCCCCTACAGTTCGTGACGCGCCAACGCGTTACCCGCGCCCAGCAATTGATTCGGGAAACTTCGCGCAGCCTTATTGATGTAGGCCTCGAAGTGGGCTACACCAGCCCGAGCCATTTCGCACAAGTGTTCCGGCGTGTGGTCGGCGTCACGCCCACGGAGTTCCGGAGTTCACTTTAG
- a CDS encoding DUF4141 domain-containing protein, which produces MKRLIALTLVTLGVTVSARAQWVVFDPTAQMQSIMNTAQEIAQFVKVIQNQVQQIQTLNDQLNEFKHYESLFGDPKSVLLTTVQPLVTDLRKTELGQTLTALEGAADAGQAMLYDANGLFSSIGTTFTTPNGATVTRRESPYLPVAAVQKTTDNFLSVTTDATARRVALKEEIARTTTALKNATTDAEVQKLTGVLIGLSSALNNTDYEINQATASALVQDVANRNEAQRQIEAKKEQQHAEFTEAVQKYGQTFRLVNAPTAFPTQ; this is translated from the coding sequence ATGAAAAGACTCATCGCACTCACGCTCGTGACGCTCGGCGTCACGGTATCGGCCCGCGCGCAATGGGTGGTCTTTGACCCCACCGCGCAAATGCAATCCATCATGAATACCGCGCAGGAAATCGCGCAATTCGTGAAGGTCATTCAGAACCAGGTGCAACAGATCCAGACGCTCAACGACCAACTGAACGAGTTCAAGCACTACGAGAGCCTGTTCGGCGATCCCAAATCCGTCCTCCTCACGACGGTTCAACCGCTCGTGACCGACCTGCGAAAGACTGAGCTCGGCCAGACGCTCACGGCGCTCGAAGGGGCTGCGGACGCGGGCCAGGCCATGCTCTACGACGCCAACGGCCTGTTCAGCAGCATCGGCACGACGTTTACCACTCCGAACGGAGCAACCGTCACCCGCCGCGAATCGCCGTATCTGCCGGTCGCGGCCGTGCAGAAGACGACGGACAACTTTTTGTCTGTCACGACAGACGCCACCGCCCGGCGAGTCGCGCTCAAGGAGGAAATCGCCCGCACCACCACGGCGTTGAAGAACGCCACCACCGACGCCGAGGTGCAGAAGTTGACCGGCGTGCTCATCGGCCTGTCGTCAGCGCTCAACAACACGGACTACGAAATCAATCAGGCCACCGCGTCGGCGCTGGTTCAGGACGTGGCCAATCGCAACGAGGCGCAGCGCCAGATCGAGGCGAAGAAAGAGCAACAGCACGCCGAGTTCACCGAGGCGGTGCAGAAATACGGGCAGACCTTCCGCCTGGTGAATGCGCCCACCGCATTCCCAACCCAGTAA
- a CDS encoding TrbI/VirB10 family protein, with protein MKPRDFLNFFKTGSGKLVLFAVIFGGGLLVFSVLRSRSGSGDADVRVTGLTTNATDHPQVVQTIQRPMQPFHPPTPKPEPLPLPGKTNEPPKVIVERPKPEPPAPQLPPISLFGDAAAGVPEPKALGEIYAPYGRLIPCETVITVDSASIQTPIVGLVTENIYHAGRLVIPAGTEVHGTAQTDRHRERIASGNSWTLVWQGGEELRLKGVALDREFSGDQEGWGITDGSAGLRGRLIKSDNLAEIKLFAATFLSGAASALTEKEQTIFGSVDSRSLNNAPFKGAEKVLSVYAQRIYEAIQRDGFYVRVASGKQFYIYVVQTIDRSDAVIGGTLKPFAEEGNTNVPALLSPAAFGVAATPTPNAVQPNSTPLYQP; from the coding sequence ATGAAACCGCGCGACTTTCTCAACTTCTTCAAGACCGGCAGCGGCAAGCTGGTCCTGTTTGCCGTGATCTTCGGCGGCGGCCTGCTCGTGTTCAGTGTGCTACGCAGCCGATCCGGTTCTGGCGATGCCGATGTTCGCGTCACTGGACTGACGACGAATGCCACTGACCACCCGCAGGTGGTGCAGACCATTCAGCGACCCATGCAGCCGTTTCATCCGCCGACGCCCAAGCCCGAGCCGCTTCCTTTACCTGGCAAGACCAATGAACCGCCGAAGGTGATTGTCGAGAGACCCAAGCCTGAGCCGCCAGCACCGCAGCTCCCGCCGATCAGCCTCTTCGGAGATGCCGCCGCCGGTGTTCCTGAACCGAAAGCACTCGGCGAGATTTACGCGCCCTATGGCCGTCTGATCCCGTGCGAGACCGTCATCACGGTGGACTCAGCCTCGATCCAGACACCCATCGTTGGCCTCGTCACCGAGAACATCTATCACGCGGGCAGACTGGTGATTCCCGCCGGCACGGAAGTCCACGGCACGGCGCAAACCGACCGCCACCGTGAGCGCATAGCCAGCGGGAACAGTTGGACGTTGGTCTGGCAGGGGGGAGAGGAACTTCGCTTGAAGGGCGTCGCACTCGACCGTGAGTTCTCCGGCGACCAGGAAGGCTGGGGCATCACCGACGGCAGCGCGGGTCTGCGCGGACGCCTGATCAAATCCGACAACCTGGCGGAGATCAAACTGTTCGCCGCCACGTTCCTCTCCGGCGCGGCGAGTGCTTTGACCGAGAAGGAGCAGACCATCTTCGGTTCGGTGGACAGCCGCTCGCTGAACAACGCCCCGTTCAAAGGCGCGGAGAAGGTTCTCTCGGTTTACGCGCAACGCATCTACGAAGCGATTCAACGCGACGGCTTCTACGTTCGCGTGGCGAGCGGCAAGCAGTTCTACATCTACGTCGTCCAAACAATTGACCGTAGCGATGCCGTGATTGGCGGCACGTTGAAGCCGTTCGCCGAGGAGGGGAATACCAACGTGCCCGCGCTTCTGTCACCAGCGGCATTCGGTGTAGCAGCCACACCCACCCCGAACGCAGTTCAGCCAAACTCAACCCCATTGTATCAGCCATGA
- a CDS encoding DEAD/DEAH box helicase family protein, translated as MEAEGRPATPEEKTALVRYVGWGAMPQVFDPRNYEWRSARAEVEQLLTPEELEAARASTLNAHYTSPTVVRAMYRALEQFGFERGRILEPACGIGHFIGLMPEAMHRHSTITGVEIDPITARIAKALYPDADVRTQGFENAKLADGFFDVAISNVPFGDYPVHDPSLNAYRFPIHDYFFAKALEKVRPGGLIMFITSRGTMDKLDSTLREYLAPKAELLGAIRLPNTAFKQNAGTEVTTDILMLRKLHPGETPRGPAWREVQEFTNHNWEKIPINEYFVERPHLMLGHLQLTGRMYRDNEPTLEPDGRVLGDALGAAVPELPAGIYRAQRVELMESAPEQTIPAPDVVKPNAFCIHDGIVCIREENVLRPLNDLPSETRSRIRGMIQVRDAVRDCLRAQVDGSPEERVVETRQQLNIAYDRFAARFGPLNLRANQRAFDGDPDLPLLLSLENYNDETKRATKATIFTERTIHHRQPVESVDTPKEALLVSLNECGGVDLDRMAGLLNKPVEEFLPDLKGLIFRNPQTNEWETDDQYLSGNVREKLTVADAAALTDPRFAENVEALKSVQPADLAATEIDVRLGSAWLPPGDVKDFTNQLLNIPSGVEVGHVHALGTWHINANWEAKGATANTTDWGTDRYTAIELIEDALNLKTPTVYDTVDDKPVVNAQATEAAREKQERIKERFKEWVWSDDARRERLCRLYNDTFNHTRVRTFNGDHLTLPGASGAIQLHGHQKAGVWRILQTPNTLLAHVVGAGKTFTMVAAAMELKRLGLARKPMFSVPNHMLGQFSTELLTLYPGANILVAGKEDFESQNRKKLFSRIATGNWDAVIVTHSGFERIPLARETQERFFEEQLHELEMIKRQHADSSNRRLVKEIEKSKKRLEAKLQALAAEHKKDNTLTFEELGVDRIFVDEAHYFKNLFYVTKMTRIAGLPQTASERAFDMYLKVRHVQSLNGGGGVVFATGTPIANSMAEMFTMQRYLQPEALKQHNLHHFDSWAATFGEPVTAMELSPDGAGYRLNTRFARFINVPELMQMFRQSADVQTAAMLNLPRPKLDGEKPTIRNAPATEELKEFVQSLAARAEKLKGGRIDPSVDNMLKITSEGRKAALDLRLMKPTSPDEPQGKVNQAVENIHSIWEATGAQRSTQLAFCDLSTPKDKGFSVYRDMAEKLKVMGIPEREIAFIQEFDSDASKLALFRDVRAGKVRVLFGSTQKMGSGTNVQERLIALHHLDAPWRPADVEQREGRILRQGNKNSTVQIFRYVTEGSFDAYMWQTLETKAKFIAQVMSGDMTIRRLEDLDSAALTYAEVKAIASGNPLVIEKAQVDAELIRLTRLRSAHAEEQYRIRSNLRRSHEDAEMFTSRLTNLRQDLTVRLDTTGDKFIIELDGQEMNNRGIAGELILRRAEKLKNRFGDDVSIGSFAGFALLLRPSFNNTVEVVVRGKNSYAARVTDTALGTIRSMEATVQGFEERATKLEADIADAQKRTKELETKVGALFEKEEHYQHLCRRQSEIEEQLDLTKNQAPSQVEVESTEAIDQKTSDRHAQKNHRTHSSHHRTAVHV; from the coding sequence GTGGAGGCCGAGGGCCGCCCCGCGACACCCGAGGAGAAGACAGCGCTCGTGCGTTACGTGGGCTGGGGTGCCATGCCGCAAGTCTTTGACCCGCGCAATTATGAATGGCGGTCGGCGCGCGCCGAGGTGGAACAACTGCTGACCCCGGAGGAACTGGAAGCGGCCCGCGCCAGCACACTCAACGCCCACTACACCTCGCCGACCGTGGTGCGCGCCATGTATCGCGCCCTGGAGCAGTTCGGATTCGAGCGGGGACGAATTCTGGAACCGGCGTGCGGTATTGGGCATTTCATCGGGCTGATGCCGGAGGCGATGCACCGGCATTCGACCATCACCGGCGTCGAAATTGACCCTATCACCGCGCGCATTGCCAAGGCGCTCTACCCGGATGCCGATGTTCGCACCCAGGGATTCGAGAATGCCAAACTCGCCGATGGGTTCTTCGACGTGGCGATTTCCAATGTGCCGTTTGGGGATTATCCCGTCCACGATCCGAGCCTGAATGCCTACCGGTTCCCAATCCACGACTACTTCTTCGCCAAGGCCCTGGAGAAGGTCCGTCCCGGCGGTCTGATCATGTTCATCACTTCCCGCGGAACGATGGACAAGCTCGACTCCACGCTCCGCGAGTATCTGGCCCCGAAGGCGGAGTTGCTTGGTGCCATTCGTTTGCCGAACACAGCCTTCAAACAGAACGCTGGCACGGAGGTGACGACAGACATCCTCATGCTTCGCAAGTTGCATCCCGGCGAGACTCCTCGTGGACCGGCCTGGCGCGAAGTGCAGGAATTCACCAATCACAATTGGGAGAAAATCCCCATCAATGAGTATTTCGTAGAGCGTCCCCACTTGATGCTCGGCCATCTTCAGTTGACCGGCCGAATGTATCGGGACAATGAGCCGACGTTGGAACCTGACGGCAGGGTTCTTGGCGACGCGCTCGGTGCAGCAGTTCCGGAGCTACCTGCTGGCATCTATCGCGCGCAACGGGTCGAATTGATGGAATCTGCCCCGGAGCAGACCATTCCTGCACCGGATGTCGTCAAACCCAACGCGTTCTGTATTCACGATGGGATTGTCTGCATCCGCGAGGAAAACGTCCTGCGTCCGCTGAATGACTTGCCGTCGGAGACCCGCTCCCGGATTCGCGGCATGATCCAGGTGCGTGATGCCGTGCGCGACTGCCTGCGCGCCCAGGTGGACGGCAGCCCGGAAGAACGCGTCGTCGAAACGCGCCAGCAACTCAACATCGCTTACGACCGGTTCGCCGCCCGGTTTGGCCCGCTGAATCTCCGGGCCAACCAGCGCGCGTTCGATGGCGATCCGGATTTGCCGCTGCTGCTCTCGCTGGAGAACTACAACGACGAAACGAAGCGGGCGACGAAGGCGACCATCTTCACAGAACGGACGATTCACCACCGGCAGCCGGTGGAATCCGTCGACACGCCCAAGGAAGCGTTGCTCGTAAGCTTGAATGAGTGCGGTGGCGTTGACCTCGACCGCATGGCGGGATTGCTGAACAAGCCAGTCGAAGAATTCCTCCCCGACTTGAAAGGGTTGATCTTCCGCAATCCACAGACGAACGAATGGGAGACTGACGACCAATATCTGTCCGGCAACGTGCGGGAAAAGCTGACGGTCGCGGACGCCGCCGCGCTGACTGATCCGCGCTTCGCCGAGAATGTCGAGGCGTTGAAATCGGTGCAGCCAGCAGACTTGGCGGCGACCGAGATTGACGTGCGGCTCGGTTCGGCCTGGCTTCCGCCCGGCGACGTGAAGGATTTCACCAACCAGCTTCTGAACATTCCGTCCGGCGTCGAGGTCGGCCACGTCCACGCGCTGGGCACATGGCACATCAACGCGAATTGGGAAGCCAAGGGTGCGACGGCCAACACGACGGATTGGGGCACGGACCGATACACGGCCATCGAACTCATCGAAGATGCGCTCAATCTCAAGACGCCCACGGTCTATGACACGGTTGACGACAAACCGGTGGTCAACGCGCAGGCAACCGAAGCCGCACGCGAAAAGCAGGAGCGCATCAAAGAGCGGTTCAAGGAGTGGGTGTGGTCGGATGACGCCCGTCGTGAACGGCTCTGCCGCCTCTACAATGACACGTTCAACCACACGCGTGTCCGCACTTTCAACGGCGACCACCTGACGTTGCCCGGCGCGAGCGGGGCGATCCAGTTGCACGGACACCAGAAGGCCGGGGTATGGCGCATTCTGCAAACGCCCAACACGCTGTTGGCGCATGTTGTCGGCGCGGGCAAGACGTTCACCATGGTCGCTGCGGCGATGGAGTTGAAACGGCTCGGCCTCGCTCGCAAGCCGATGTTCTCCGTTCCGAACCACATGCTCGGTCAGTTTTCGACCGAATTGCTGACGCTGTATCCCGGCGCGAACATCCTGGTCGCGGGCAAGGAGGATTTCGAGTCGCAGAACCGCAAGAAGTTGTTCAGCCGCATTGCCACCGGGAATTGGGATGCCGTCATCGTCACGCACTCGGGTTTCGAGCGCATCCCTCTGGCGCGCGAAACACAGGAACGATTCTTCGAGGAACAGCTTCACGAATTGGAGATGATCAAGCGGCAGCACGCGGATTCGTCGAATCGCCGCCTTGTGAAAGAGATCGAAAAGTCCAAGAAACGGCTCGAAGCCAAGCTGCAAGCCCTCGCCGCCGAGCACAAGAAAGACAACACGCTGACCTTCGAGGAACTCGGCGTGGACCGCATCTTCGTGGACGAAGCGCACTATTTCAAAAACCTATTTTACGTCACCAAGATGACGCGCATTGCCGGTCTGCCACAGACCGCCAGCGAACGTGCCTTTGACATGTATCTGAAAGTCCGCCATGTCCAATCCCTCAACGGCGGAGGCGGTGTAGTGTTTGCCACGGGCACGCCCATCGCGAACAGCATGGCAGAGATGTTCACCATGCAGCGGTATCTCCAGCCCGAGGCGTTGAAACAGCACAACCTGCATCACTTCGATTCGTGGGCAGCCACGTTCGGCGAACCCGTCACCGCGATGGAACTTTCGCCGGACGGCGCTGGCTACCGGCTCAACACGCGATTTGCCCGATTCATCAATGTGCCGGAGCTGATGCAGATGTTCCGCCAGTCTGCCGACGTGCAGACCGCCGCCATGTTGAATCTGCCACGCCCAAAGCTCGACGGCGAGAAACCCACGATTCGCAACGCACCAGCGACCGAGGAATTAAAGGAGTTCGTCCAATCGCTTGCAGCTCGCGCTGAGAAGCTCAAGGGCGGACGCATTGATCCGAGCGTGGACAACATGCTGAAAATCACGTCCGAGGGACGTAAGGCCGCGTTGGATCTCCGGTTAATGAAGCCAACATCACCGGACGAGCCGCAGGGAAAGGTGAATCAGGCGGTTGAGAACATTCACAGTATCTGGGAGGCGACTGGCGCGCAGCGCTCCACGCAGCTCGCCTTTTGCGACCTCTCGACACCCAAGGACAAGGGATTCTCGGTCTATCGAGACATGGCCGAGAAGTTGAAGGTCATGGGCATTCCCGAGCGCGAGATTGCCTTCATCCAGGAATTTGATTCCGACGCCTCCAAGCTGGCTTTGTTCCGAGACGTGCGCGCGGGCAAGGTCCGCGTCCTGTTCGGCAGCACGCAAAAGATGGGTTCGGGGACGAACGTGCAGGAACGTTTGATTGCACTGCACCATCTCGATGCGCCGTGGCGACCGGCGGACGTGGAACAGCGCGAGGGTCGGATACTGCGGCAGGGCAACAAGAACTCCACCGTTCAGATATTCCGCTACGTCACGGAAGGCAGTTTCGACGCGTATATGTGGCAGACGTTGGAAACGAAGGCCAAGTTCATCGCCCAGGTCATGAGCGGTGACATGACCATCCGCCGCCTCGAAGACCTCGACTCGGCTGCACTGACCTACGCGGAGGTCAAAGCCATCGCCTCCGGCAATCCGCTGGTGATCGAAAAGGCGCAGGTGGACGCCGAGTTGATTAGGCTGACGCGCCTCCGCTCCGCCCACGCCGAAGAGCAATATCGTATTCGGTCGAATCTCCGGCGCTCGCATGAAGACGCCGAAATGTTTACCAGCCGTCTGACCAATCTTCGGCAAGACCTCACGGTGCGGCTGGATACGACCGGCGATAAATTCATCATCGAATTGGATGGGCAGGAAATGAACAACCGGGGCATCGCCGGCGAGTTGATTCTCCGCCGAGCCGAGAAGCTGAAGAACCGATTCGGGGATGACGTGAGTATCGGTAGTTTTGCTGGCTTCGCTCTGCTGCTCCGCCCCAGCTTTAACAACACCGTCGAAGTCGTCGTGCGCGGCAAGAACAGCTACGCCGCGCGTGTCACCGACACGGCGTTGGGCACGATTCGGTCGATGGAAGCCACCGTGCAGGGGTTTGAAGAACGCGCCACCAAGCTGGAGGCCGACATTGCGGATGCTCAAAAGCGCACCAAGGAACTCGAAACCAAAGTCGGCGCGCTTTTCGAGAAGGAAGAACACTACCAGCACCTGTGCCGTCGCCAAAGCGAGATCGAGGAGCAACTTGACCTCACCAAGAATCAAGCCCCCAGCCAGGTGGAAGTGGAGTCCACGGAGGCCATTGATCAGAAGACCTCCGACCGTCATGCGCAAAAGAATCATCGTACGCATTCAAGCCACCACCGCACCGCCGTCCACGTATGA
- a CDS encoding tyrosine-type recombinase/integrase has translation MKNRFRLYRRKKGGMFYAHNSETGKQESLGTKDRAEATTLLNAKNESFRQPQLNLHLAKAYLAGTDSGVSTRTWQDALNAIIETKEGSTKERWVRAAKESALDLIRGKIILETQAEQMLACLKAGTVSTNVHLRKLHNFCLAMNWLPWPIIPKRLWPEVRFQPKRAITLEEHQRIIEREKNPERQSFYELCWHLGGSQTDIANLKAEDIDWPNRTIAYNRQKTGSLAMIHFGDEIEAVLRRLAVVGPLFPYLHTVRCGDRATEFKQRCEGLGIKGVSLHSYRYAWAERAKQCGYPERFAQEALGHNSKAVHRAYARKAKVKLPSLESYEKQAAEGQIIQLPPLTAERDRATRLGQTVG, from the coding sequence ATGAAAAACCGATTTCGCCTCTACCGTCGCAAGAAGGGCGGCATGTTCTACGCCCACAACTCCGAGACTGGAAAACAGGAGAGCCTCGGAACAAAGGACCGCGCCGAAGCGACCACTCTGCTCAACGCGAAGAACGAATCCTTCCGCCAACCCCAACTCAATCTACACCTCGCCAAGGCGTATCTCGCCGGAACGGACTCCGGCGTCTCCACCCGGACCTGGCAGGACGCCCTGAACGCCATCATCGAAACCAAGGAAGGTTCGACCAAAGAGCGCTGGGTTCGGGCAGCGAAGGAGTCGGCGCTCGACCTGATTCGCGGGAAAATCATCCTTGAAACTCAGGCTGAGCAAATGCTTGCCTGCCTCAAGGCCGGCACGGTCAGCACCAACGTCCACCTGCGCAAGCTCCACAACTTCTGCCTCGCGATGAACTGGCTGCCGTGGCCGATCATACCGAAGCGACTCTGGCCGGAAGTCCGCTTCCAACCCAAACGCGCCATCACGCTGGAGGAACATCAGCGGATCATTGAGCGAGAGAAGAACCCCGAGCGACAGAGCTTCTACGAACTCTGCTGGCATCTGGGCGGCTCGCAAACGGACATCGCCAACCTCAAGGCCGAGGACATTGACTGGCCCAACCGGACTATCGCCTACAACCGGCAGAAGACCGGCAGCCTGGCAATGATCCACTTTGGAGACGAAATCGAAGCGGTTCTCCGCCGGCTGGCGGTAGTTGGGCCGCTGTTCCCCTATCTGCATACCGTCCGTTGCGGCGATCGGGCGACAGAATTTAAGCAACGCTGCGAAGGCTTGGGCATCAAAGGGGTGTCTCTGCATTCTTACAGATACGCTTGGGCGGAACGCGCAAAGCAATGCGGTTACCCCGAACGGTTCGCCCAGGAGGCGCTCGGCCACAACAGTAAGGCCGTGCATCGCGCTTACGCTCGCAAGGCCAAGGTGAAATTGCCGTCTCTGGAAAGCTACGAGAAACAGGCTGCAGAGGGTCAAATCATCCAACTTCCGCCGCTCACGGCCGAGCGAGATCGAGCTACCCGCCTCGGCCAGACCGTTGGCTAG